One stretch of Urocitellus parryii isolate mUroPar1 chromosome 12, mUroPar1.hap1, whole genome shotgun sequence DNA includes these proteins:
- the LOC144249684 gene encoding uncharacterized protein C2orf78-like: MHSLASATHASSRVISSSFVSTIDVTSSLTMSENFQNSSLHGNADSLQLSLPVVTNAASLTGSVCNFSRASAPAATSAWLLPSTCGTSFQPLMGSASLYQHASTAMVSGVTGRNQTPMAPAPCPSISEWYIPGSAEKSSSSLRDFNLTVRLRQITADSSLSMAFQDDKTSEANVMIPGYPLLSGRLVQVTLPQIPNQGHCLSLPHQEGSQVYYYDQSSLGTLLSGEHWPCLQSYGSVPYAGSSAAAPQPEMVTVLKEVQPTNALPSVPTPVTYYSVSTQSIEGTNFQGMETSLGMEASLGLQPPSQTFCLPQPPEFSYICNNRKSQISEKNSQTELGDISTITPVQSSTDFLALPPNQSQKQTEIKNLCEINTMLTEPLDAYQIAMENQDPPLLPLDIPEIHRLLASVGPLDQEEKPHSENTLLERSSLSLEDQGTLENGTEFSSCFGDLTALLGDIQLPELFDSLKDLDQAESPTITNSNDTRSIMVNQGQEITSALKGPSDPVRNKKHKASESPHGTPQAKMQLRDLEGALGGEVAHRDTDSSRANVHTAKHSNSKAQEAASSRNSKAKGHGQEKTKRTREKNSKKAEERKQPGNRVQAEEKPTVPKLKRKRNQPELCQESFKKPRSCLGMHMVESVQVFHALGKKNDKKTGLSSSRAPGNSGSTQDPRTCPAMKPRLVVKGPEKSQVKAQNPDISAEGEGPAPSIYEPPPPGKVKLVPLPFLTQEKPPPRPVINRRPQSLASRRPTGAYPAQPGPASSAQPMAVNTSQPATANPSWIRPAKPAHPVLTHAIQSRVSASTQPSVPWSAASGPAPYKTSSCTSLHWQPIPRVGTKPQSQPPKPQNQYLLQDFALQPIPWRKPNVAGQVVSTPITKQQRPEREAMKKKAQQERENAAKYTALGRVQCFIEREREMEISRYYGYTM; the protein is encoded by the exons ATGCATTCTCTAGCCTCAGCCACCCACGCATCCTCTAGGGTGATCTCCTCATCCTTTGTATCTACAATTGATGTGACCTCTTCTCTGACCATGTCAG aaaatttccaaaattcttcTTTACATGGAAATGCTGATTCTCTgcagctctctcttcctgtggtgaCCAATGCAGCTTCCCTGACAGGAAGTGTCTGCAACTtctccagagcctctgctccAGCTGCCACTTCAGCATGGTTACTGCCCTCAACCTGTGGCACCTCCTTCCAGCCACTCATGGGCAGTGCCTCCCTTTATCAACATGCTAGCACAGCCATGGTGTCTGGGGTTACTGGCCGGAACCAGACTCCCATGGCACCTGCCCCCTGTCCAAGTATCTCTGAGTGGTATATCCCAGGAAGTGCTGAAAAGAGCTCATCTTCACTCAGGGACTTTAATCTGACTGTCAGGTTAAGGCAGATTACAGCAGATTCTTCCCTATCTATGGCATTCCAGGATGACAAAACTTCCGAAGCCAATGTCATGATCCCTGGGTATCCACTACTATCGGGTAGGCTTGTCCAGGTGACACTACCTCAGATTCCAAATCAAGGACATTGCCTCTCACTACCCCACCAAGAAGGAAGCCAGGTCTACTACTATGATCAAAGCTCTCTGGGGACTCTGCTCTCTGGAGAACATTGGCCCTGCCTGCAATCCTATGGCTCTGTGCCATATGCAGGAAGTAGTGCCGCTGCCCCTCAACCAGAAATGGTGACAGTGCTAAAGGAAGTTCAGCCCACAAATGCCCTACCATCAGTCCCTACACCTGTGACCTACTACTCTGTGTCCACTCAGAGTATAGAAGGAACAAATTTTCAAG GGATGGAAACTTCCCTAGGGATGGAGGCTTCCTTGGGATTGCAACCTCCAAGTCAGACATTTTGTCTTCCACAGCCTCCAGAATTCTCATACATCTGCAATAACAGAAAAAGCCAAATAAGTGAGAAAAACTCACAAACTGAACTTGGGGACATTTCCACAATCACTCCAGTCCAGAGTTCCACTGATTTCTTGGCATTGCCCCCAAATCAAAGCCAGAAACAAACAGAGATTAAGAATTTGTGTGAGATTAACACCATGCTCACAGAGCCGCTGGATGCCTACCAAATTGCCATGGAGAACCAGGATCCTCCACTACTCCCTTTAGACATCCCAGAAATCCACCGGCTTCTGGCCTCCGTTGGTCCTCTGGACCAAGAGGAGAAGCCACATTCTGAAAATACCCTTCTAGAAAGGAGTAGCTTGAGTCTTGAGGACCAAGGCACACTTGAAAATGGGACTGAATTTAGCAGTTGTTTTGGAGACCTCACTGCACTGCTGGGGGATATTCAACTTCCTGAGCTTTTCGATTCCTTGAAAGACCTTGACCAAGCTGAGAGTCCCACAATAACAAATTCCAATGACACCAGATCCATCATGGTGAATCAGGGGCAGGAAATCACAAGTGCCTTAAAGGGTCCTAGTGATCCAGTGAGGAACAAAAAACATAAAGCCTCAGAGTCTCCTCATGGAACTCCTCAGGCCAAAATGCAGCTAAGGGACCTAGAGGGTGCATTAGGAGGAGAAGTTGCTCACAGGGATACAGACAGCAGTAGGGCCAATGTGCACACAGCCAAGCACTCTAACAGCAAAGCTCAGGAAGCTGCATCCAGCAGGAACAGCAAGGCTAAGGGCCATGGGCAGGAAAAGACCAAGAGAAccagggaaaaaaattccaagaaagcCGAGGAGAGGAAGCAGCCAGGCAACAGAGTCCAGGCGGAAGAGAAGCCAACTGTGCCCAAACTAAAGCGGAAGAGGAACCAACCTGAGCTTTGCCAGGAGTCCTTTAAAAAGCCTCGGAGCTGTCTCGGCATGCACATGGTGGAGTCGGTGCAGGTTTTCCATGCACTGGGGAAGAAGAATGACAAGAAAACTGGGCTCTCTTCCTCCCGGGCCCCGGGAAACTCAGGCAGTACCCAAGACCCCCGTACATGCCCAGCTATGAAACCAAGGCTGGTGGTTAAGGGTCCTGAGAAATCACAAGTCAAAGCCCAGAATCCAGATATCAGTGCTGAAGGAGAGGGTCCCGCTCCATCCATTTATGAGCCTCCACCACCTGGGAAGGTCAAATTGGTACCTTTGCCTTTTCTGACCCAGGAGAAACCTCCACCTCGACCAGTAATCAATAGGAGGCCACAGTCTCTGGCCTCACGGAGACCCACTGGGGCTtaccctgcccagcctggccctgctaGCTCAGCTCAACCCATGGCAGTCAACACATCCCAACCAGCTACTGCCAACCCATCTTGGATTCGTCCTGCCAAGCCAGCTCACCCCGTTTTGACTCATGCCATTCAGTCACGTGTGAGCGCTTCTACCCAGCCTAGTGTCCCTTGGTCTGCTGCTTCTGGGCCTGCACCCTACAAAACATCATCTTGTACTTCTCTTCATTGGCAACCCATTCCCAGGGTTGGGACCAAGCCCCAGTCACAACCGCCCAAGCCTCAAAACCAATATCTCCTCCAAGACTTTGCCTTACAACCAATTCCATGGAGGAAACCCAATGTTGCTGGGCAAGTAGTATCAACTCCCATCACCAAACAGCAGAGGCCAGAGCGGGAAGCCATGAAGAAGAAGGCTCAACAAGAGCGTGAGAATGCTGCCAAGTACACTGCTTTGGGGAGAGTGCAGTGTTTcattgagagggaaagagagatggagattTCTCGCTACTATGGCTACACAATGTAA